In Verrucomicrobiota bacterium, a single window of DNA contains:
- a CDS encoding thioredoxin family protein, translating into MAEVQSTFSLKPGDAAPAFALPDPRSEREWSLQALEAGQPFLIAFVCNHCPFVVHLAEALGEFAREVAGQGVATIAISSNDVENYPQDAPEKMVQFARVSGWDFPYLFDEDQAVAKTYGAACTPDFFLFDGQGELFYAGQFDDSRPRGGAAKVTGKDLRAAVNALLAGQKVPSPVYPSSGCNIKWKKGNEPAYFG; encoded by the coding sequence ATGGCCGAAGTGCAATCCACCTTTTCTCTCAAGCCCGGCGACGCGGCCCCTGCTTTCGCTCTTCCTGACCCGAGGTCTGAGCGGGAATGGTCCCTCCAGGCTCTGGAGGCCGGGCAGCCGTTTTTGATCGCCTTCGTCTGCAATCACTGCCCGTTCGTGGTCCATTTGGCGGAGGCGCTCGGGGAGTTCGCCAGAGAGGTGGCAGGACAGGGCGTGGCCACCATCGCCATCAGTTCCAATGACGTCGAAAACTACCCGCAAGACGCGCCCGAGAAAATGGTCCAATTCGCTCGAGTTTCCGGCTGGGATTTTCCGTATCTCTTTGACGAAGACCAAGCGGTCGCCAAGACCTACGGCGCTGCCTGCACGCCGGACTTTTTTCTCTTCGACGGGCAGGGAGAGCTTTTTTACGCTGGTCAGTTCGATGATTCCCGGCCGCGAGGCGGGGCGGCTAAGGTCACGGGCAAGGATTTGCGAGCGGCTGTGAACGCCCTCCTGGCAGGCCAAAAGGTGCCTTCTCCCGTTTATCCCAGCAGCGGCTGCAATATTAAGTGGAAAAAGGGCAACGAGCCTGCGTATTTTGGGTGA
- a CDS encoding PQQ-binding-like beta-propeller repeat protein, with product MRPLFALFLLLSSLASAEESVTYQSSGDWLTWRGPFQTGQASESIDLTLPEGGLTPLWTNPLDGRGTALVRGDRVYVWGYEGTGIELQEVLACLDLKTGETIWESRFNDFISDTIYNRYAIGAPVIDEETGNLYLQTTNGVFMGFSPDGEMLFDHSSMEEYGRLTFPNGRTGAPIIVGDLVIIHFINTSWGAQGPARDRFYAFDKFTGELAYVSTPGVGPQDSSFSTPFVETRYGMRVFYAGTGCGNVVAVNALNGDPLWRFQMSKGGVNSSPVVHGDKLICIHGKENVDTSEMGRMIAIQLPETVDPENPAVLDPEVEIWRNPLVMFTSSPVLVEDRVYQLTAKGELASVDVETGEIVWSLKLGNSNLHSSPLFYGGYLFAPLLDGKLFVIKPEATSGKIVAEMELEGNLIGSPSVSQQHLLLHTTEQLYCFALEGENRSFAPVPERPALSAGQPIALRVAPGEVLLQPGESSLLSVTPVDAKGLPLETELTPSFAPFIPPTAKVQAKMDASISSKPLKISAGEGAALSAGMFRGVATVAGQEVAGTVRGRVLPNYPYQEDFEGAAIGEAGFAFPPLPWIGARFKWDIREVDGNQVLAKTLDRILFQRTQTFIGHPDSRNYTFQADVMTDGNRRIKSDVGLINQRYLITLKGNWNQLEVSSNHERLKVAVPFAISPKVWYTLKTRVDLLEDGSGIIRAKAWEKGTEEPAAWTIEVPHATPNLKGAPGLFGFSPQSQKKVFVDHLQITNN from the coding sequence ATGCGTCCCCTCTTCGCGCTTTTCCTTCTTCTCAGCTCCCTCGCTTCGGCCGAGGAGTCTGTTACTTATCAATCTTCGGGCGATTGGCTCACTTGGCGGGGGCCTTTCCAAACAGGACAAGCTTCGGAGTCAATCGATCTGACACTGCCCGAGGGAGGACTGACACCTCTCTGGACCAATCCCCTGGACGGGCGCGGAACGGCCTTGGTCCGAGGCGACCGGGTTTATGTATGGGGCTATGAGGGAACGGGGATCGAGCTGCAGGAGGTCTTGGCTTGCCTCGATCTGAAAACCGGCGAGACGATTTGGGAGTCCCGTTTCAATGACTTTATTAGCGATACCATTTACAATCGCTACGCCATCGGAGCCCCTGTCATCGATGAGGAGACGGGCAATCTCTACCTCCAAACCACCAACGGGGTCTTCATGGGCTTCAGTCCCGATGGAGAAATGCTCTTTGATCATTCGAGCATGGAGGAATACGGCCGACTGACCTTCCCCAACGGGCGGACCGGAGCGCCCATCATCGTGGGCGACTTGGTCATCATCCACTTCATCAACACCAGTTGGGGCGCGCAGGGCCCCGCCCGCGATCGTTTTTATGCCTTCGACAAGTTTACGGGCGAGCTGGCCTATGTCTCGACTCCCGGGGTGGGGCCTCAGGACAGTTCCTTTTCGACTCCCTTCGTGGAAACCCGCTACGGAATGCGTGTCTTCTATGCGGGGACTGGCTGCGGGAATGTGGTGGCGGTCAATGCGCTCAATGGCGATCCGCTCTGGCGTTTCCAGATGAGCAAAGGAGGGGTCAATTCCTCTCCTGTGGTCCACGGAGACAAGCTCATTTGCATTCACGGAAAGGAGAATGTGGATACTTCGGAGATGGGTCGCATGATCGCGATCCAACTTCCCGAGACCGTCGATCCGGAGAACCCGGCGGTCCTGGATCCAGAAGTCGAGATTTGGCGCAATCCGCTGGTGATGTTTACGAGTTCCCCGGTCTTGGTGGAGGATCGAGTTTACCAACTGACAGCCAAGGGGGAGTTGGCGAGCGTGGATGTGGAAACGGGGGAGATTGTTTGGTCGCTCAAGCTGGGGAATTCCAATCTCCATTCCTCGCCTCTTTTCTACGGCGGCTATCTTTTCGCGCCTCTCTTGGATGGGAAGCTGTTTGTGATCAAGCCCGAGGCGACCAGTGGGAAGATCGTGGCGGAAATGGAGTTGGAGGGCAATCTCATCGGTTCGCCATCCGTTAGCCAGCAGCACTTGCTTTTGCACACCACCGAGCAGCTTTATTGCTTTGCCCTGGAGGGAGAGAACCGCTCCTTCGCGCCGGTGCCGGAAAGGCCCGCCCTGTCGGCCGGCCAACCGATTGCTTTGCGGGTGGCTCCCGGTGAGGTGCTTTTGCAACCTGGGGAGTCTTCCCTTTTAAGTGTCACCCCAGTCGACGCCAAGGGCCTCCCGCTCGAGACCGAACTGACGCCCAGCTTCGCCCCTTTCATCCCGCCCACCGCCAAGGTGCAGGCTAAGATGGACGCTTCGATTTCCTCGAAACCTCTGAAAATCTCGGCCGGGGAAGGGGCTGCCCTCTCGGCTGGTATGTTCCGAGGCGTCGCCACGGTGGCAGGGCAGGAAGTGGCGGGCACGGTGCGGGGCCGGGTCCTCCCGAACTACCCTTACCAGGAGGATTTTGAAGGGGCGGCCATCGGCGAGGCGGGTTTCGCCTTCCCGCCCCTTCCTTGGATCGGAGCCCGTTTCAAGTGGGACATTCGGGAGGTGGATGGGAACCAAGTTCTCGCCAAGACGCTCGACCGCATTCTTTTCCAACGGACCCAGACCTTCATTGGTCATCCCGACAGCCGGAACTACACCTTTCAGGCCGATGTCATGACCGATGGCAACCGACGGATCAAGTCGGACGTCGGCCTTATCAACCAACGCTACCTCATCACCCTCAAAGGCAACTGGAACCAACTGGAAGTCAGCTCCAACCACGAGCGGCTGAAGGTGGCGGTTCCCTTCGCCATCTCGCCTAAGGTTTGGTATACCTTGAAAACGCGCGTCGATCTCTTGGAGGATGGGAGTGGTATCATCCGGGCCAAGGCCTGGGAAAAAGGAACGGAGGAACCAGCTGCTTGGACGATCGAGGTTCCCCATGCCACGCCCAATCTGAAAGGGGCGCCTGGCCTCTTCGGCTTCTCTCCCCAAAGCCAGAAAAAGGTCTTTGTGGATCATCTTCAAATCACGAACAACTGA
- a CDS encoding PQQ-binding-like beta-propeller repeat protein produces MKTTASFLTLAVFSLTPLLADDWPTWGGAEGRNMVSPDVGIPSDFNPGDFLGMTEDIDMATTEGVKWVAKLGSQSYGTPVVGEGKILVGTNNEIPRSQKHLGDRGIIYCLDEETGEFEWQFVALKLGAGKVSDWEYLGICSSPHIEGDRAWFVSNRCEIVCVDLNGLSDGNQGFQEEVKYVSAGEPVELDESDADILWIYDMRAELGVFPHNIASNAPIIHGDLLYVSTSNGVDWSHINIPSPQAPSLIALDKNTGELKGEEASGISKRILHCNWSSPAITKGLEEDLLVFGAGDGFLYGFDLEPVLDEDGFGILEERFRYDCNPASYRRDENGKPIKYATFEGPSELIATPVIVDDMIYVGIGQDPEHGEGLGNFVAVPAGSQGSGELAAWSFDGIERTISTAAVADGLVYVSDYTGRLFCLDAKTGEMKWEHDTRSHIWGSPLVADGKVYLGNEDGIITIYKAGPELEVLNEIEFSSPIYSSPVVANGVLYVTSQTHLYAFGE; encoded by the coding sequence ATGAAAACGACCGCTTCTTTCCTGACCCTTGCGGTCTTCTCGCTCACTCCTTTGTTGGCCGACGACTGGCCCACTTGGGGCGGCGCCGAGGGGCGCAATATGGTTTCTCCGGACGTGGGGATCCCGAGCGACTTCAACCCAGGCGATTTCCTCGGGATGACGGAGGACATCGACATGGCTACGACGGAGGGAGTGAAATGGGTGGCCAAGCTGGGCTCGCAATCCTACGGCACGCCGGTGGTGGGGGAGGGCAAAATCCTGGTCGGGACCAATAATGAAATTCCCCGCAGCCAAAAGCATCTTGGCGACCGAGGAATCATTTATTGTCTGGACGAGGAGACCGGTGAGTTTGAGTGGCAGTTTGTGGCTCTCAAATTGGGGGCCGGCAAGGTTTCCGACTGGGAGTATCTCGGGATCTGTTCCTCACCTCACATTGAAGGCGATCGCGCCTGGTTTGTTTCCAACCGCTGTGAGATTGTCTGCGTCGACTTGAACGGCCTTTCCGACGGGAACCAAGGGTTCCAGGAGGAGGTCAAGTATGTCAGCGCGGGGGAGCCGGTCGAGCTGGATGAGAGCGATGCGGATATTCTCTGGATCTACGACATGCGGGCGGAGCTAGGAGTCTTTCCCCATAACATTGCTAGCAATGCGCCCATCATCCACGGCGACTTGCTCTACGTCTCGACTTCCAATGGAGTGGATTGGTCCCACATCAATATACCTTCTCCCCAAGCCCCCTCCCTCATCGCGCTCGACAAGAACACCGGAGAGCTGAAGGGCGAAGAAGCTTCCGGAATCAGCAAGCGCATCCTCCATTGCAACTGGTCTTCCCCCGCCATCACCAAAGGGCTAGAGGAGGACCTTTTGGTCTTCGGAGCCGGAGATGGGTTCCTCTATGGCTTTGATCTGGAGCCGGTCTTGGATGAGGACGGCTTCGGCATTTTAGAAGAACGTTTCCGCTATGATTGCAACCCGGCTTCCTACCGCCGGGATGAGAATGGCAAGCCCATCAAGTATGCCACCTTCGAGGGCCCGAGCGAGCTGATTGCCACCCCGGTCATCGTGGACGACATGATTTACGTCGGGATTGGGCAAGACCCGGAACATGGCGAGGGTCTGGGGAACTTCGTGGCGGTGCCGGCCGGCTCGCAGGGCTCGGGCGAGTTGGCAGCCTGGAGCTTCGATGGGATTGAGCGAACGATCTCGACGGCCGCGGTGGCGGATGGCTTGGTCTATGTCTCCGATTACACTGGCCGCCTTTTCTGTCTCGACGCGAAAACCGGAGAAATGAAGTGGGAGCACGACACGCGCAGCCACATTTGGGGCTCGCCTTTGGTAGCGGATGGCAAGGTCTACCTCGGGAATGAGGATGGCATCATTACCATTTACAAAGCGGGTCCGGAGTTGGAGGTGCTCAATGAAATCGAGTTCTCCTCCCCGATTTATTCCTCCCCGGTGGTGGCCAATGGCGTGCTCTATGTCACCAGCCAGACCCACCTCTACGCCTTCGGCGAGTAA
- a CDS encoding sodium:solute symporter family protein: protein MTPIFVILAYLGLLLSFALTSKKFFRGTSNDYFVASRSIGPFMLLMSVFGTTMTAFALVGSTGKAFQLGIGTYGLMASSSGLIHAACFFVIGLKLWAIGKRHGFVTQIQFFRSRFQSDGLGYLLFPILVLLVIPYLLIGVIGAGKTIMGLTGPKGDAPGVFPEVFAATNGAIPPSITGAVICLVVMGYVFAGGSRAAAWANTFQTLVFMAMGILAFSMISNRLGGLGPAIEQARESHLVRTQSAEAGVPPITFLTYMFIPLSVGMFPHLFQHWLTARSARSFRLTVVAHPICIMIVWVPCVLIGIWATGVLPPETTPGTVLAKMIGILVKEPLIVGLVTAGILAAIMSSLDSQFLCLGTIFTNDIVLHNSKKTLSDKQILWIARGFIVGIVALTYGLSLLLFEKNVFDLAVWCFSGFAALTPLVLGALYWKRATKMGAYLSVLATALTWFLFFALSGFGGEFTVLGGVMPVAICWLAGLLGLVLGSLCSRPPEAAVVERFFPKG, encoded by the coding sequence ATGACCCCCATTTTTGTCATTCTAGCCTACCTCGGGCTGCTGTTGTCTTTCGCCCTCACTTCGAAGAAATTTTTTCGAGGGACCAGCAACGACTACTTCGTGGCGAGCCGTTCCATCGGGCCCTTCATGCTGCTGATGTCCGTTTTCGGGACCACCATGACGGCCTTTGCGCTGGTCGGCTCGACTGGCAAAGCCTTCCAGCTGGGCATCGGCACCTATGGCCTCATGGCTTCTTCCTCCGGCTTGATCCACGCCGCCTGTTTCTTTGTCATCGGGCTGAAGCTCTGGGCCATTGGGAAACGGCACGGCTTTGTCACGCAGATTCAGTTCTTTCGCAGTCGCTTCCAATCAGACGGTCTCGGCTATCTGCTTTTTCCCATTCTGGTGTTGCTGGTGATCCCGTATCTTTTGATCGGCGTGATCGGAGCGGGCAAGACCATCATGGGTTTGACCGGGCCGAAAGGAGACGCTCCCGGGGTCTTCCCGGAAGTGTTCGCCGCCACCAATGGGGCCATCCCGCCCTCGATCACCGGGGCGGTCATCTGTCTGGTGGTCATGGGCTATGTTTTCGCGGGGGGGTCCCGGGCGGCGGCTTGGGCCAACACCTTCCAGACCTTGGTCTTCATGGCGATGGGGATCCTGGCTTTCAGTATGATTTCGAACAGGTTGGGCGGTCTCGGTCCCGCCATCGAGCAAGCCAGGGAGAGCCATCTCGTGCGAACGCAAAGCGCTGAAGCGGGCGTGCCGCCGATCACCTTTCTGACTTACATGTTCATCCCACTCTCCGTGGGGATGTTTCCCCATCTCTTTCAGCATTGGCTCACGGCGCGAAGTGCTAGGTCCTTCCGTCTGACGGTGGTGGCCCATCCCATTTGCATCATGATCGTGTGGGTGCCTTGTGTGCTGATCGGGATCTGGGCCACGGGCGTGCTCCCCCCGGAAACCACCCCGGGAACAGTCTTGGCCAAGATGATCGGGATCCTGGTGAAGGAACCGCTCATCGTGGGGCTGGTCACGGCAGGGATCTTGGCGGCCATCATGTCGAGCCTGGACTCTCAATTCCTCTGCCTAGGCACGATTTTCACGAACGACATTGTGCTCCACAACTCTAAGAAGACCTTGAGCGACAAACAGATCCTCTGGATCGCGCGCGGTTTCATCGTGGGCATCGTGGCCTTGACCTACGGCTTGTCTCTCTTGCTCTTTGAGAAGAACGTTTTCGATCTCGCGGTCTGGTGCTTCTCAGGATTCGCCGCGCTCACCCCCCTGGTCTTAGGAGCGCTCTATTGGAAACGGGCCACCAAGATGGGGGCTTACCTCAGCGTGCTGGCCACCGCTCTCACCTGGTTTCTCTTCTTCGCTCTGTCCGGGTTTGGCGGGGAGTTCACGGTTCTGGGGGGCGTGATGCCGGTAGCGATTTGTTGGTTGGCTGGCTTGCTCGGATTGGTCCTCGGCTCTTTGTGCAGTCGCCCGCCGGAAGCGGCGGTCGTGGAACGCTTTTTCCCGAAAGGGTGA
- a CDS encoding PPK2 family polyphosphate kinase, which produces MSKSLLEKFQVAPGSQVRLSEIAGNDQSAFPELDKKSSAKVLEGVVEELRALQRIFYAVHSRKILVVIQAMDAGGKDGTVRHVFSHMDAHGIHITSFKKPTEEELDHDFLWRIHKHAPKNGHIAVFNRSHYEDIIAVRVKKLFPDEVWQRRYQHVIDFERMLAEEGTIILKLFLHISKDEQRDRLAARLTRPDKLWKFEPDDLKDRARWDDFQRAYEDLIGQTSKPHAPWFIIPADRKWYRNLVIAHLLKETLEGMNLEYPQPHFDPSKIRID; this is translated from the coding sequence ATGAGCAAATCTTTGCTGGAGAAATTTCAAGTCGCTCCCGGGAGCCAAGTCCGTCTCTCGGAAATCGCTGGGAATGACCAAAGTGCCTTCCCCGAACTCGACAAAAAGTCCTCCGCCAAGGTCCTGGAGGGCGTCGTGGAGGAGCTGCGCGCACTCCAGCGGATCTTCTACGCCGTCCATTCCCGAAAAATTCTCGTGGTCATCCAAGCCATGGACGCCGGAGGCAAGGACGGAACGGTTCGTCACGTCTTTTCCCACATGGACGCCCATGGCATCCACATCACCTCTTTCAAAAAACCCACGGAAGAAGAGCTCGATCACGATTTTCTCTGGCGGATTCACAAACATGCCCCGAAAAATGGCCACATCGCGGTTTTCAATCGCAGTCACTACGAAGACATCATTGCCGTCCGGGTGAAAAAGCTCTTTCCCGACGAGGTCTGGCAGCGCCGTTACCAGCATGTCATCGACTTCGAGCGCATGCTGGCCGAAGAAGGCACCATCATCCTCAAGCTCTTCCTCCACATCTCCAAAGACGAGCAGCGAGACCGGCTGGCGGCCCGCTTGACCCGACCGGACAAACTCTGGAAGTTTGAGCCCGATGATCTGAAAGACCGCGCTCGCTGGGACGACTTCCAGCGCGCTTACGAAGACCTCATCGGCCAGACGAGCAAGCCCCACGCGCCCTGGTTCATCATCCCGGCCGACCGCAAATGGTATCGCAACCTCGTCATCGCCCACCTCCTCAAAGAAACCTTGGAGGGCATGAACCTCGAGTATCCCCAGCCTCACTTCGATCCTTCGAAGATCCGGATCGACTGA
- a CDS encoding metal-dependent hydrolase: protein MKIRYFGHACFSVETAGGTLLFDPFITPNEKAGGIELEQIQADFVLLTHGHEDHVADAEAILKRTGALLIANYEIVSWFQQRGIQQAHPLNHGGGADFAFGRATFVQAVHSSVLPDGTYGGNPGGFVIEAEGETFYNSGDTALTLDMKLVGEKWAIDWAALCLGDNFTMGPEDAARAAEFVGTQQVLGIHYDTFPYIEIDREAAQATFSAKGIELHLPPIGGELAL from the coding sequence ATGAAGATCCGCTATTTTGGCCATGCCTGCTTTTCGGTGGAGACGGCTGGGGGGACCCTGCTCTTCGACCCCTTCATCACCCCAAATGAGAAGGCGGGCGGGATCGAGCTGGAGCAGATCCAAGCCGACTTTGTTTTGCTGACCCATGGGCATGAGGACCACGTGGCCGATGCCGAAGCCATTCTCAAGCGGACGGGCGCCCTCCTGATCGCCAACTATGAGATCGTTTCTTGGTTCCAGCAGCGGGGAATCCAGCAAGCGCATCCGCTGAACCACGGAGGCGGGGCTGATTTTGCGTTTGGTCGCGCGACCTTCGTCCAAGCCGTCCACAGCAGCGTGCTGCCGGATGGCACCTACGGTGGCAACCCCGGGGGATTTGTGATCGAGGCGGAGGGGGAGACCTTTTACAATTCTGGCGACACCGCCCTCACGCTTGATATGAAGCTGGTGGGCGAGAAGTGGGCCATCGATTGGGCGGCCCTTTGCCTCGGGGACAATTTCACGATGGGCCCGGAGGACGCCGCGCGGGCGGCTGAGTTCGTGGGCACCCAGCAGGTGCTCGGGATCCACTACGACACCTTTCCCTACATTGAGATCGACCGCGAGGCGGCCCAGGCCACCTTCTCGGCCAAGGGGATCGAGCTTCATCTTCCGCCCATTGGAGGCGAGCTCGCCCTGTAG
- a CDS encoding alpha/beta fold hydrolase: MASFQWIRYLALLLAAFLNVGCALFTKAQELSQEFVLPERAPVLEEASWTASDGLTLSYRSWRPEKEPEMVLLGVHGISGAAQDYEGLAKHLRQAVGSIAIYAPNLRGQGQDPREKMRGDLESGRRWRQDLEEFSRLLQARHPAARMVWFGESLGSVIVLNAFVEREAREVRVDALVLSSPIVHLRSKLPVWKELLFRSAALVMPTFRVALDQLGDEQAKEARVTATSIHQEQAKKTPWAVESYTLRQLEQIGAMVRRADENAAQIQVPLLVLYGGNDIFQEPWVIERFFQRVPAVDKEKRFYPEGYHLLLYDKVRQQVRQDVATWLQR, from the coding sequence ATGGCCTCGTTTCAGTGGATCCGCTACCTCGCTCTTTTGCTGGCTGCTTTCTTGAATGTGGGCTGCGCGCTTTTCACGAAGGCCCAGGAACTTTCCCAGGAATTCGTTTTGCCTGAAAGGGCGCCTGTTTTGGAAGAGGCCAGCTGGACGGCGTCTGATGGCTTGACCCTGAGCTACCGGAGCTGGCGACCAGAAAAGGAGCCGGAGATGGTCCTGCTGGGCGTCCACGGAATCAGCGGAGCGGCCCAGGATTATGAGGGCCTGGCCAAGCACCTTCGCCAAGCCGTGGGGAGCATCGCGATTTACGCGCCCAATCTTCGGGGGCAAGGGCAGGACCCTCGTGAAAAGATGCGGGGCGACCTCGAGTCGGGGCGACGGTGGCGACAAGACCTCGAGGAGTTTTCCCGTTTGCTGCAAGCCAGGCACCCCGCGGCTCGCATGGTGTGGTTTGGAGAAAGCTTGGGATCAGTCATTGTGCTGAACGCTTTCGTAGAGCGGGAGGCGAGGGAGGTCCGGGTGGATGCTCTGGTGCTTTCCTCTCCCATCGTGCATTTGCGGAGCAAGCTGCCCGTTTGGAAGGAGCTGCTCTTTCGATCGGCCGCGCTGGTCATGCCGACCTTCCGCGTGGCGCTCGATCAGTTGGGCGATGAGCAAGCGAAAGAAGCCCGCGTGACCGCCACCAGCATTCATCAGGAGCAGGCCAAGAAGACGCCGTGGGCGGTCGAGAGCTACACTCTCCGGCAGCTCGAACAGATCGGCGCGATGGTGCGCCGGGCCGATGAGAACGCAGCTCAGATCCAAGTGCCCTTGCTGGTGCTCTACGGTGGCAATGACATTTTTCAGGAGCCGTGGGTCATTGAACGGTTTTTCCAGCGGGTGCCAGCGGTCGACAAGGAGAAGCGGTTTTACCCGGAGGGCTATCACTTGCTCTTGTATGACAAGGTGCGCCAGCAGGTCCGTCAGGACGTGGCCACTTGGCTCCAGAGGTGA
- the obgE gene encoding GTPase ObgE: MFVDHIRVWARAGKGGDGSCHFRRVAFNPKGGPDGGDGGKGGDVLLRVDDSTDSLKRFFYDPKLRGEDGKPGMRQNMSGKGGKTVSFPVPPGTLVYRCQAASLQESNELAKAGDLEMELVADLVKKGETFVLCAGGQGGKGNVHYKSSTNQAPLEHTPGGEGQEGIFFFELRRMADAGMVGFPNAGKSTLVSKLSAAKPKIAAYPFTTLRPMVGVIEFPGYCRASVADIPGLIEGASENVGLGHEFLRHILRCRLLLFVVDMAGSEGREPIEDLIQLRTEVKLYSEELSQRPWMIVANKMDLPGAEEKLEGFRQRFGKREILPLSAKENRGVDLLRERLREEVGRRPD; the protein is encoded by the coding sequence ATGTTTGTTGACCATATCCGGGTCTGGGCCCGTGCGGGCAAGGGGGGGGATGGCTCGTGCCACTTTCGGCGCGTGGCCTTCAATCCCAAAGGCGGGCCAGACGGGGGCGATGGAGGCAAGGGCGGCGATGTGCTGCTAAGGGTGGATGACAGCACGGACAGCCTAAAGCGCTTTTTCTATGACCCCAAGCTGCGAGGCGAGGATGGCAAGCCGGGGATGCGACAAAACATGAGTGGCAAAGGCGGCAAGACGGTGAGCTTCCCGGTGCCGCCGGGGACCTTGGTTTATCGTTGCCAAGCGGCGAGCTTGCAGGAATCCAATGAGCTGGCCAAGGCGGGGGACTTGGAAATGGAGCTGGTGGCTGACTTGGTCAAAAAAGGCGAGACGTTCGTGCTCTGCGCTGGGGGCCAGGGCGGCAAGGGGAACGTCCACTACAAGAGTTCCACCAACCAAGCGCCCCTGGAGCACACTCCGGGGGGCGAGGGCCAGGAGGGCATTTTTTTCTTTGAGCTTCGGCGGATGGCGGATGCGGGGATGGTCGGCTTTCCGAACGCCGGAAAGTCCACCCTGGTCTCGAAGCTTTCGGCCGCCAAACCCAAGATTGCCGCCTACCCTTTCACCACTCTCCGGCCGATGGTGGGGGTGATCGAGTTCCCGGGGTATTGCCGGGCGAGCGTGGCGGACATTCCTGGGCTCATCGAGGGGGCGAGCGAAAACGTGGGTCTGGGGCACGAGTTCCTGCGGCACATTTTGCGCTGTCGCCTGCTTCTTTTCGTGGTCGATATGGCGGGAAGCGAGGGGAGGGAGCCCATCGAGGACCTGATCCAACTCCGCACCGAGGTGAAGCTTTACAGCGAGGAATTGTCGCAGCGGCCTTGGATGATTGTGGCCAACAAGATGGATTTGCCCGGGGCGGAGGAAAAGCTGGAGGGGTTTCGCCAGCGCTTTGGGAAACGAGAAATTTTGCCCCTTTCGGCCAAGGAAAACCGGGGGGTCGATCTTCTCCGCGAGCGCCTGCGGGAGGAGGTGGGCCGGCGACCTGATTGA
- a CDS encoding glycosyltransferase family 4 protein: MAQRILHVPRRFAQSDWGGTESVILHLCQEQQKQGGQPEIHTSRALHRRARETWRAIPIRRYRYCYPFFGLSSEDRAALDRKGGNLLSLDLFAHLLAAPDVRLYHAHVLKRMGGSVLTAARLRKKPFLATLHGNVFDVPPSEARSLIAPQEGKFEWGKPFGALFRSRQLLEEADAVLCVGHSEYEKAQAALPHDRVHYLANGVTPESFEGGNRATGRSSLGWPETALVFGCLSRIDPQKNQQVLLAALPLARAMAPELDLRVLLGGPVTAPDYLLTLENEIESHGLGDCVRILPAVEAESPAHRDLLAAMDGFVLPSRHEPFGIVVLEAWAAGLPVIVSKVGGLQRLVDHQSDGLHFESNQPEALAQALLDLARHPQKRAALAEAGRGKTRRHFTWKAIAERLETIYQKAEERVQARKA, translated from the coding sequence ATGGCTCAGAGAATCCTCCACGTCCCTCGCCGCTTCGCCCAGTCCGACTGGGGGGGCACCGAAAGCGTCATCCTCCACCTCTGCCAAGAACAGCAGAAGCAAGGTGGGCAGCCGGAAATTCACACCTCCCGCGCACTCCACCGGAGGGCTCGGGAAACGTGGCGAGCCATTCCCATCCGCCGCTACCGCTACTGCTACCCCTTCTTTGGCCTCTCCTCAGAAGACCGGGCTGCCCTCGATCGCAAAGGCGGCAATCTCCTCTCTCTCGACCTCTTCGCCCACCTCCTGGCCGCCCCGGACGTGCGCCTCTACCACGCGCACGTGCTCAAGCGCATGGGGGGCAGTGTCCTGACGGCGGCCCGCCTTCGCAAGAAACCTTTCCTCGCCACCCTCCACGGAAACGTCTTCGACGTGCCCCCGAGCGAAGCTCGCTCCCTCATCGCTCCCCAAGAAGGAAAGTTTGAATGGGGCAAGCCCTTCGGCGCCCTCTTTCGGTCTCGCCAGCTCTTGGAAGAAGCAGACGCCGTCCTCTGCGTCGGCCACTCGGAATACGAGAAGGCCCAAGCCGCCCTGCCCCACGACCGCGTCCACTACCTAGCCAACGGCGTCACTCCTGAATCCTTCGAGGGCGGAAACCGAGCAACCGGACGTTCTTCCCTCGGCTGGCCGGAAACGGCCCTCGTCTTCGGCTGCCTCAGCCGAATTGATCCTCAGAAAAACCAGCAAGTCCTGCTGGCGGCGCTCCCCCTCGCGCGAGCCATGGCGCCCGAGCTCGACCTCCGGGTCCTCCTGGGTGGCCCCGTGACCGCGCCAGACTACCTCCTGACCTTGGAGAACGAAATCGAAAGCCATGGCTTGGGCGACTGCGTGCGGATTTTGCCCGCCGTGGAAGCGGAATCCCCCGCCCACCGGGACCTCCTGGCCGCCATGGACGGCTTCGTTCTCCCCTCCCGCCACGAGCCTTTTGGCATCGTGGTCCTGGAAGCCTGGGCGGCGGGGCTGCCCGTCATCGTCTCCAAAGTGGGCGGCTTGCAGCGCCTGGTCGATCACCAAAGCGATGGCCTCCATTTCGAAAGCAACCAACCCGAAGCGCTCGCCCAAGCGCTCCTCGACCTGGCCCGCCACCCTCAAAAACGGGCCGCCCTCGCCGAAGCGGGTCGTGGGAAAACGCGCCGCCACTTCACTTGGAAAGCGATCGCCGAGCGACTCGAAACCATCTACCAAAAAGCCGAAGAGCGGGTCCAGGCGAGAAAGGCCTAA